A genomic window from Pantoea alhagi includes:
- a CDS encoding MBL fold metallo-hydrolase, giving the protein MKWKNPWYDAEKSHHTPEGFCNPEPDLRQSGDLQRWRKERKAQGVPFPPRQGYEAFTQQWQQQADLSGEQDCIWWLGHAAIMLRLDGRYGLIDPVLSQRASPLRFYGPQRKTPAPLAIKDLPSLDWVLISHNHYDHLDRPTINAILRRFPQVQFIVPLGLEPWFRRAGARHVVQLDWWQQTQRHGITFHAVPARHWSMRTLYDRNRSLWCGWTIKTEHLNFWFSGDSGYSPSLLDIARRLGPFNLAALPIGAYAPRWFMQGQHMDPQQSVSLHQAIGAPVTIPLHWGVFELADEALDEPPQELARALEAAKQNKMRFRPWKIGGRANLNNINQE; this is encoded by the coding sequence CCATACGCCGGAAGGATTTTGCAATCCAGAGCCTGACCTGCGTCAGTCGGGCGATCTTCAGCGCTGGCGCAAAGAGCGTAAAGCGCAGGGAGTCCCGTTTCCTCCACGGCAGGGCTATGAAGCTTTTACGCAGCAGTGGCAGCAGCAGGCCGATCTGAGCGGTGAGCAGGACTGCATATGGTGGCTGGGCCACGCGGCGATAATGCTGCGGCTGGATGGGCGCTACGGTTTGATCGATCCGGTATTATCGCAAAGAGCTTCGCCGCTGCGCTTTTATGGACCGCAGCGTAAAACGCCTGCACCGTTGGCTATTAAAGATCTGCCTTCTCTCGACTGGGTATTGATTTCGCATAATCATTACGACCATCTCGACAGGCCGACCATTAACGCTATTCTGCGACGCTTCCCACAGGTCCAGTTTATTGTCCCGCTGGGACTGGAGCCCTGGTTCCGTCGGGCAGGCGCGCGCCATGTGGTGCAGCTTGACTGGTGGCAGCAGACGCAGCGTCACGGGATAACGTTTCATGCCGTACCGGCGCGGCACTGGAGTATGCGCACCCTGTACGATCGTAATCGTTCGCTTTGGTGTGGCTGGACCATTAAAACGGAACATCTTAATTTCTGGTTTTCTGGCGACAGCGGCTATTCACCCAGCCTGCTGGACATAGCGCGTCGTCTGGGACCATTCAATCTTGCGGCATTACCCATAGGCGCATATGCACCAAGATGGTTCATGCAGGGACAGCATATGGACCCGCAACAGTCAGTATCATTACATCAGGCTATCGGCGCTCCGGTAACCATTCCTCTCCACTGGGGAGTATTTGAGCTGGCTGATGAGGCGCTGGATGAGCCGCCACAGGAGCTGGCACGGGCGCTCGAGGCGGCTAAGCAGAATAAAATGCGTTTCCGACCCTGGAAAATAGGGGGAAGGGCCAATTTAAATAATATAAACCAGGAATAA
- a CDS encoding DUF2627 domain-containing protein, with protein MYGIFSKEVMSKDVDVEYRFLAEPYISASFSNVSGFLSVAFGQINILRNYKDGKN; from the coding sequence ATGTATGGCATATTCAGTAAAGAAGTAATGAGTAAAGACGTTGACGTTGAATACCGCTTCCTTGCCGAACCTTATATTAGTGCCTCATTCAGTAATGTCTCTGGTTTTCTGTCAGTCGCCTTCGGGCAAATAAACATTCTAAGGAATTACAAAGATGGCAAAAATTAA
- the cspE gene encoding transcription antiterminator/RNA stability regulator CspE: MAKIKGQVKWFNESKGFGFITPADGSKDVFVHFSAIQGNGFKTLAEGQNVEFEIQDGQKGPAAVNVVAI, translated from the coding sequence ATGGCAAAAATTAAAGGTCAGGTTAAGTGGTTCAACGAATCCAAAGGTTTTGGCTTCATTACTCCGGCAGACGGCAGTAAAGATGTGTTCGTTCACTTTTCTGCTATCCAGGGTAATGGTTTCAAAACCCTGGCCGAAGGCCAGAACGTCGAGTTCGAAATTCAGGATGGTCAGAAAGGTCCGGCTGCGGTTAACGTTGTCGCTATCTGA
- the rlmA gene encoding 23S rRNA (guanine(745)-N(1))-methyltransferase — translation MDYLCPLCQQPLTLVHHSWRCAQQHQFDRAKEGYVNLLPVQHKRSKEPGDSAEMMQARRQFLDAGYYQPLQQRVASLLAQQLPAKARILDIGCGEGYYTAAVADASGEQASVCGLDVAKVAIRAAAKRYRHIDFCVASSHRLPFADASLDGVLRIYAPCKAEELARVIRSGGCLLTVTPGPRHLLQFKALIYSQVRLHDTQQEVLPGFTLELEQQLAYPLTLSGADAVTLLQMTPFAWRASADVWQALRDSAQFSSEADFIVRLWRRS, via the coding sequence ATGGATTATCTTTGTCCCCTCTGTCAGCAGCCATTAACGCTGGTTCATCACAGCTGGCGCTGCGCGCAACAACATCAGTTTGATCGGGCAAAAGAGGGCTACGTTAATCTGTTGCCGGTGCAGCATAAGCGCTCCAAAGAGCCCGGCGACAGCGCAGAAATGATGCAGGCGCGTCGGCAGTTCCTGGATGCCGGTTACTATCAGCCGCTGCAGCAGCGAGTAGCTTCTTTATTAGCGCAACAGCTACCTGCGAAAGCCCGCATACTGGATATTGGCTGTGGCGAAGGTTATTACACCGCAGCGGTGGCCGATGCATCGGGAGAGCAGGCCAGCGTTTGCGGGCTGGATGTGGCTAAGGTGGCGATTCGGGCTGCGGCAAAACGCTATCGGCATATCGATTTTTGCGTTGCGTCCAGCCATCGTCTGCCTTTTGCCGATGCTTCCCTGGATGGCGTTTTACGCATTTACGCGCCCTGTAAGGCTGAAGAGCTGGCGCGCGTGATCCGCAGCGGTGGCTGCTTGTTAACCGTAACGCCTGGTCCACGCCATCTGCTGCAGTTCAAAGCGCTGATCTATTCGCAGGTGAGATTGCATGATACGCAGCAGGAAGTGCTGCCAGGATTTACGCTGGAACTGGAACAGCAGCTGGCGTATCCGTTAACGTTAAGCGGTGCGGATGCGGTAACGCTACTGCAAATGACGCCGTTTGCCTGGCGCGCCAGCGCGGACGTATGGCAAGCGCTACGCGACAGTGCGCAATTCAGCAGCGAGGCGGATTTTATCGTACGTCTTTGGCGCCGTAGTTAA
- the mntP gene encoding manganese efflux pump MntP, translating to MTFSALLILAFGMSMDAFAVAIGKGAALQRPQLREALRTGLIFGVIETLTPLVGWSLGQFATHFVARWDHWIAFTLLCFLGGRMLIEGCRQQPVTAAPCEPVKQHGLGLLVTTAIATSLDAMAIGVSLAFMQVNIVLTALLIGLSTFTMTTIGMLIGRLIGPLLGKRAELLGGAVLIAIGAQILWTHFA from the coding sequence ATGACTTTTTCCGCTCTGCTTATTCTTGCCTTTGGCATGTCAATGGATGCATTTGCCGTCGCCATCGGTAAAGGCGCCGCCCTGCAACGTCCACAACTGCGCGAAGCGCTGCGCACCGGGCTTATTTTTGGGGTTATTGAAACCCTGACGCCGCTGGTCGGCTGGTCGCTTGGCCAGTTCGCTACCCACTTCGTCGCCCGTTGGGATCACTGGATCGCTTTTACCCTGCTCTGTTTTTTAGGCGGACGTATGCTGATTGAAGGCTGCCGCCAGCAGCCCGTCACGGCAGCGCCCTGTGAACCGGTAAAACAGCATGGACTGGGCCTGTTGGTCACCACCGCTATCGCCACCAGCCTGGATGCGATGGCAATTGGCGTGAGCCTGGCGTTTATGCAGGTCAATATTGTTCTGACCGCGCTGCTGATTGGCCTCTCCACCTTTACCATGACCACCATTGGTATGCTGATCGGGCGCCTGATCGGCCCGCTGCTGGGCAAACGCGCTGAACTGCTCGGCGGCGCAGTGCTGATCGCCATTGGCGCGCAGATCCTCTGGACGCATTTCGCCTGA